The region CGACGACGACTATCCGCCGTATTCGTATGTCGAAAACGGCCAGCTGAAAGGCATTTATACGGACATCGTGCGCGAAGCCGTGCAAGCCATGCCGCAGTACCGCGTGCAGCTGCGCCCCGTGCCCTGGAAGCGCGGCGTGCTGATGCTGCAGACGGGCGACGCGTTTGGCCTGTATCCGCCGTATTCGTGGCGCAGCGAGCGGCCGTATGTGCGCTATTCCGTACCCCTGCTGATGGAGCAGCTGGTGGTGTTCTGCAATCAGGACGTGGTGGCGAAACGTGCGCTGCGCCAGTGGCCCGCCGATTACGCCGGCCTGCACATCGGCGTCAACGCCGGTTTTCTGCTGGGCGACGCGGGGCTGACGGCGGCCTTGCGCTCGGGGCAAATCGTGCTCGACGCGGCCAAGGGCACGCGCACGAATTTGCTCAAGCTGATGCGCGGACGCATCGATTGCTATGTCAGCGACCGCCTCTCGGCGCAGTGGGAGTTGCAGCGCATCCGGCGCGCTGGCCAGGCCGGCACGCCGATGCAGGCGATCCATGAAACGGCGCAGCTGGCCGGCCAGCAAGGCCACCTGGGTTTTACGCAGCGCCAGCCGGGCGCCTATCCCTATCGCGATGACTTTATCGACCAGTTCAATGCCGCCATCGCGCGCATGCAGGACAGTGGGGCGATCCGCCGCATCGTCGAGCGCGCGCTGCAACCCTGATGCACCATGACGGAGAAAACCATGAAAAAATTGCTGTTCCTGAGCGTGCTCGTGCTGGCCGGCTGCGTGGGCCGGCCCGAGAATGTTGTGCCGGTTAGCCACTTCGACACGAGCAAGTATCTGGGGAAATGGTATGAGATCGCACGCCTCGACCACTCGTTCGAGCGCGGACTCAGCCACGTGACGGCCGATTACAGCCTGCGCCAGGATGGCGGCCTGAAAGTGGTCAACCGTGGCTACAAGGATACGGACGCGGCGTGGAAGGAAGCGGAAGGCAAGGCCTATTTCGTCGACAGGAAGGACGTGGGCTACCTGAAAGTGTCGTTTTTTGGCCCCTTCTACGGTGCTTACGTGGTGTTCGACCTGGACCAGGACGGCTACACCTATTCCATGATCAGCGGTCCCGATAAATCGTACTTGTGGTTGCTCTCGCGCACGCCCACCATGGACCCCGCCTTGCAACGGCGCCTGATCGAGAAGGCTAGGGGCCTGGGTTTCGACACGCCAAAATTGATTTATGTAAAGCAAAACTGAGTATTCTTGCCTGCCGCTCATACGCGGCGGCATCCCGCCTTCTGGTTGTTGCTTTTCTGCATGTTATTTCTTGCAATGCCACCCTGATTCACTCACAATCAGCACCAAAGTAGTGCGTGTGCGGCGCCATGGCGCCGGGCAGAACTGCGTCCCCCAGTCCCATTCGCGATTGTCTGGCGGCAAATGCTTGCTATAGTGAGTTGTAGCGGTATCTGACCGGCGGCATCCGTGCATTGTTCTTTCAGATAGGAATCTCGTAATGAAAAACCTCAAGATTGGCGTGCGTCTCGGTGGTGGCTTTGCCGCCGTATTGCTGCTGCTGACTTCCTTGACCGTGGTGGGCATCGTGCAGATGCAAAGCGCCAGCAAGGAAACCGATCAGCTGGTCAACGTGAAGGTGCGCAACGAGCGCCTGATCGGTGAGTGGACCAAGGTCATCGAGGTCAATGCGGCGCGCACGGCCGCCGCCTGGAAGGTCAGCGACCCCGAGCACCAGAAACAGTTCGAGAAGGAAATGGCAGCTTCGTCCGCGCGCGCCACGGAAATTCAGAACGATATCGGCAAGAGCCAGCTGAGCGCCGAAGAGCAGGCGCTGTACCAGGAAGTGTTGAGTACGCGCAAGGCATACACGGAAGTGCGCAAGGACGTGTTCAAGGCCAAGAACGCAGGCGACCTGGAACTGGGCAAGCGCCTGTACGAAGGCGACATGGCCGTCAAGCGCGACATTTACCTGGCGTCGCTGAAGAAACTGGAAGTGCTGGAAGCCAAATTGCTCGACGAAACGGCCGCGCAGATCCGCTCGCGCTATGAAAACGGCCGCATGCTGCTGATCTCGCTTGGCGTGGCCGCCATCCTGCTGGGCATCGCCTGCGCCTACTGGATTACGCGTTCGATCACGCGTCCCATCACGCGCGCCGTGGAAGTGGCTGAAGCCGTCTCGGCCGGCGACCTGACCAGCCATATCGTGGTGGAAAGCCGCGATGAGACAGGGCAATTGATGCATGCGCTGAAGAACATGAATGACAAGCTGGTCGGCATCGTCGGCCAGGTGCGCGCCGGCACGGATTCCATCAGCACGGCGTCGAGCGAAATCGCCGCCGGCAACCTCGACCTGTCCTCGCGCACGGAAGAGCAGGCCAGCTCGCTGGAAGAGACGGCCTCATCCATGGAAGAGCTGACCTCGACCGTGAAACTCAATGCCGACAATGCGCGCAGCGCCAACCAGCTGGCCATCGACGCCTCGCAAATCGCCAGCAAGGGCGGCGTGGTGGTGTCGGAAGTGGTCAGCACCATGGGCTCGATCAATGATTCCTCGCGCAAGATCGTCGACATCATCAGCGTCATCGACGCCATCGCCTTCCAGACGAATATCCTGGCCCTGAACGCGGCCGTCGAAGCTGCCAGGGCCGGCGAGCAGGGCCGGGGCTTTGCCGTGGTGGCCAGCGAAGTGCGCAACCTGGCGCAGCGCTCGGCGGCGGCGGCCAAGGAAATCAAGGGCTTGATCGACGATTCCGTGCAAAAGGTCGAGGCTGGTTCGCAACTGGTGGACAAGGCGGGCCGCACGATGGATGAAATCGTGCAAAGCATCAGCCATGTGACGCAAATCATGAACCAGATCACGGACGCCAGCGACGAGCAGCGCGCCGGCATCGAGCAAGTCAACCAGGCTATCGGCCAGATGGACCAGGTGACGCAGCAGAACGCGGCGCTGGTGGAGCAGGCGGCCGCGGCGGCCGAATCCATGCAGGAGCAGGCCGCCAAGCTGGCCGACGTGGTGGGCCTGTTCAAGCTCGATGCTACGCAGCAATATGTGTCGGCGAGCGTGTCCCCGAACGTGTCCGCCCGTCCTGCCGCCAAGCCTGTTGCCCGTCCTGCCGTCAAGCCCGCCGCGCGACGGGCCGTGACCGGTGGCGCCGCGGGTTCCGCCGCCACTTTCGTCGCCCACTCCGCTGGCGGCCCGGCAAAGGTAGCAAGGCCGGACGCGGCGCGCACCAGCACCCCGCGCGCGCCGGTCGCTTCGGGCGCCGATGAGTGGGAAGAGTTTTAAGCGGTTTTAAGTGTTTAAGTGTTGTTTTAAGTGTTTAAGTGTTTTAACCGGTGCTAAGCCGTTGACTTGAATCGAGTTGGCGCGCGTCGCCTGCTGGTAGTTTCCAGCGGTTGCTAGCAGTTACTGGCAGTGCTTGTTGCCAGTGCTTGTTAGCAGTTGTTTGGTTAGCAGTTGTTTTAAGCTGTACCTCGCGCCAACATTTCCGCCGGCATGGCGTGGGCGCTACAATCGCGGCTTGAAGAACCCCGCGAACGCGCTCCGCCATGACCACCAGCAGCAACCATCCATCCTCCCAGACGCCGGCCGCCACGCAAGTGGGCGCCGCCAAACCAGCGGACGTCAGCAAACTGGCGTCTCCCCTGGCGCAAGCCGTGGCGCCATCCCCGACGCAAGCTGCCAGACCAGCTGACGTCACCAGACCAGTTGACGCCACCAGGCAAACCGACCCCGCCAAACGCGCACGCTGTCCGGTCTGCCTGCGCGCCGCAGCCAGCTGTATCTGCCGCTGGACTTCCCCCGTTGCCCACGTGGTGGAAGTGCTGATTCTCCAGCACCCGCTGGAGGTACACAATGCCAAGGGCAGCGCCCGCCTGCTGCACCTGAGCCTGCCCAACAGCCGCCTGCTGACCGGAGAGCAGTTCGCCCCCGGCACCCTCGCCACATTGCTCGCTGGCAAACAAAACGTATTACTGTATCCAGACACGCCCGGCGACCGTTCGCTGGGCATCGCACCGCCGCCCGCACTGGATCCGGCTACCTTGCTGGACCCGTTACAGCTGCGGCTGGTGGTACTCGATGGCACATGGCGCAAGAGCCGCAAGATGCTGTACCTGAATCCCCTGTTGCAACAAATGTCGCGCCTACCGTTGCGCGATACGCCAGCCTCCCACTACCTGATCCGCAAGGCGCACGCACCAGACCAGTTGTCGACCCTGGAAGCGACTTGCTATGCCCTGATGCAGTTGGAGCAGGACGCGCCGCGTTTTGTTCCTTTGATCACGGCATTTGACGGTTTTGTCGCGCAGCAGTTGAGTTATGTCATACCGCACGGTGAAAAAGCTTGAAAGAGCATCACGGCAGCCCTTGATCTTGCCCCGCGAGCGGCATAGTATACTGTACGTATATACAGTTGATGGGGCCGTTCATGAAAGCAATCATTCCACAGCATGATGACAGTTTCGCCGGGCAAGCCATGTTGCCGCCCCAGTCGCTGAAAGCCCTGAAGGGGCGTGGCGCCGTATCAAATTTGCAAGGACGCTACGAAGTGCATGCGCGCGACGGCTTCGATGACGGCTGGGGCGTGGCTGGCGCGGACGCGGACGCTGAAGGGGAGGGTGTCGCGCCATGGAAGACGCAGGTCAGCGACGAGCAGGCGCGCACCATCCTCACGCGCAACGCTTCGCCAGATTTGCCGTTCAATGTGTCCCTGAACCCGTACCGGGGCTGTGAACATGGCTGCATCTATTGCTTTGCCCGTCCCACGCACAGCTACCTGGGCCTGTCGCCGGGTCTCGACTTCGAAAGCCGCATCTATGCCAAGGTGAATGCGCCGGAATTGCTGCGGCGCGAACTGGCCAGGCCGTCCTATGTGCCGGAGCCGATCGCGCTGGGTGTGAACACGGATGCCTATCAGCCGTGCGAGCGCGAGCGGCAACTGACGCGGCGCGTGCTGGAAGTGCTGCACGAATGCGGGCATCCGGTGGCGCTGATCACCAAATCCTCGCTGATCGAGCGCGACATCGACTTGCTGGCGCCGATGGCGGCCAAGCGCCTGGCTGCCGTGGCCGTCACCGTCACCACGCTCGACCCGGCCATCGCGCGCACGCTGGAACCGCGCGCTGCCGCTCCCGCGCGGCGCTTGCGCACGATCCGCACCTTGACGGACGCGGGCATTCCCGTGGGCGTCAGCATCGCCCCCATCATTCCTTTCGTGACGGAACCGGAAATCGAGCAATTGCTCGAAGCCGTGCGCGACGCGGGCGCCATCCACGCCCATTACGTCGTGCTGCGCCTGCCGTGGGAAGTGAGTCCCCTGTTTCAGCAATGGCTGGAAGCGCACTTCCCGGAACGGGCCCAGCGCGTGATGAATAGGGTGCGCGAAATGCGTGGTGGCAAGGATTACGACAGCGCCTTCGGCACGCGCATGCAAGGCGAAGGCGTATGGGCCGACCTCATCCGCCAGCGCTTCGAGAAGGCCGTGCACCGCCTGGGTCTGCATGGCAGGGGAGGCCGCTTCAAGCAGCTTGACTGCACCCAGTTCCGCCGTCCGCTGGTGGTGCCGCCGCTGGGCGCCAAGGCGAAAGGGAGCAATGCGGGGCAGCTGGATTTGTTTTAGATCAGGCTTGAGGTCGGGCAGTCATGGCGGCCTATGCCGGCCGGGCGCGGCTCCGCTGACAGCGCATGAGACGCGGCGAGGATGCGAGGAGGTGGCGTGGCGGCCACGCGCGAAGGCCGATGCCCGACGACATAGTCCGTGGCCCATAGTCGGGCATAGTCTCCATCGTCGCGCATAGTCCGCGCTGCGGCGGCGGGGGGAACGGGCAATCGCTGGCCGGAGCGCGGAGCGTGCCGGACGTGGACAGGGGCTGCGTGCCGGGATGGGCGGTGGCGCCGGGCTGCATGGGGAGTACTTGCTGGCATTCACCGATGCCGCCGCCGGGCCGGGCTTGCGGATGCCTGGCGGCCGGCCGTGCGAGCGCGGGCGCGAGCGGAAAGAGGGGCGACGCGCGTCGGAGGTGCTGTTGGGAGTACTGTACGCGGGCGGGCATCTGGTGGTGCTGATTGCCACCGCCTTGGCGATCGCCTGGCCGCCGGGGTTGGTGCTGCCGCTGGCGCTGGCATCGCAGTTCTTGCCGGCCCACTGCCCGCCCGAAGCGGTCAGCTCGCCGTGCCGTCCTTGATCTGCGCCAAATGCTGCTCGATGGCGAAGACGTGCGGGTCGCTCTTGCCCAGTTCGCGCAGGGCGCTGGCCAGGTGCAGCAGGTAGTCGCTGTTCGGGCCGCTGGGGCCGGCCGAACGGGCGATCTGGCGCGCGATGTCGAGTTCGGGCGCGGCGCCCAGGAAGGCGGCGTTTTCTTCATTGGCGATGTAGACGAGGCCGTCGACCTTGCTGCCATCGTCGAAGGTGATCTCGGTGGCCAGGCGCAAATAGCCGTTCTTTTCGCGGTGGTCGAGGTGGGCGAAGACTTCGGGCGTGATCAGGTAAGCCATGCCGTCGCACACGGCGCCCGCCTGCGGCACGATGGTGGCGACCCGGCCCGGCGCCATCGGCGTGCCGCGGTGGTCGTGCGAACCTTGCCAGAAGCGCCGCGTCCAGCCCTTGATGCTGGCGGGACGCCGCTCGAGGTAGGGAAAATCGGCCTTGTAGATCAGCGAGCCATAGCCGAACAGCCAGACTTGTGCATGGCCGTCGAAGGTGTTCATGCGCTGGTTGATGGCGATGGTGGCGGCGTCGATGGGCGACAGGTCGTTGTGCGCAGGCTGGGTCATGGCGTAAGCGGTGAAAGGGCGATGGTGGATTATAAAGGTGCGCCGGCCGCGCCGCCCGCAGGCAGGGCGTCGCGTGTGCCGCCGTTCGCTCCCACATTCCACTCGTGCGTCTCGACGAACTGGAACAGGAAGGCCATGAAGCTTTCGGCCGCCGGCGACAGCGAACGTGCCGTCTTCGTGTACACGAAAAAGCGCCGCGTCAGTTCCGGCTCGTGCAGCGCGCGCATGTGCAGTTGATACAGCTTGACCATCGGTTCCGCGTACGGCAGGCAGACCGTGATACCCAGGTTGGCGCTGACCATGGCCAGCGCCGTCGTCATGAAGGTCACTTCGTTGTAGGGATTGAGCGACAGGTCGCGGAAGCTGCCGTGCATGTCGCGCAGCAGGCGCTCCGTGAACTGGCCCTGCAGCGAGATGAACGGGTAGTCGCCCACATCGGCCCAGGTGACCCGCTCTTTCTGCCGCAGCGGATGCTGCTCGGGGAAAACCAGCACGAAGGGCATCTCGAACAGCACTTGGGCGCCGATTTCCGCCGTCGGGTCGCGTTCGGGGCCGATGCCGAAATCGACTTCGCCGCTGAAGACGCGCGCCGACACATTCTCCACCGGACAGTCGACCAGGCGCAGCTGCACGTCAGGGTGCGCCTCGCGGTAGGCGGCGATTACTTCCGGCAGCAGGGTGCACGCCATCATCTGCGGCGCGGCGATGCGCACCAGGCCCGTCTTCAGGGCCTTGCGCTGGGCGATGCCGGCCATGGCGCCGTCGAGGTCCTCGATCATCTTTTCAAACAGCGGATACAGCTCGCGGCCGATTTCCGACAGCTGCGTCCTGCGCGTGCTGCGCTCGACGACGCGCACGCCCAGCACGCTTTCGAGTTCCTTGATCAAGCCGCTCAGGGCGGACTGCGTCACGTGCAGGTATTCGGCGGCCAGGGTAAAGCTGCCGGTCTTGGCGAGCGCGACGAAAGCGCGCATCTGTCGCAGGCTGGGACTCATAAGATAATCCGATAAATCAATGGTTAAATATTGTTTGTATGATAGCTGGAACTCGATTCTAATGGTGAAAACTGAAAAAACCGCCAGCCATCGCGCCGCGCGCGCATCCATTGGAGACAGACAGCATGAAGATCAAGCAAATCCACCACGTCGCCTACCGCTGCATCGACGCGAAGAAAACCGTCGAGTGGTACGTCAAGCATTTGAACATGAATTTCGTCCTCGCCATCGCCGAAGACCTGGTGCCGTCGACCAAGGCGCCGGACCCGTACATGCACGTCTTCCTCGACGCCGGCCAGGGCAATGTGCTGGCCTTCTTTGAATTGCCGACGCAGCCGCCGATGGACCGCGACCGCAATACGCCGGCCTGGGTGCAGCACCTGGCGCTGGAAGTGGCCAGCATGGACGAACTGCTGGCCGCCAAGGCGCGCCTGGTGGCCGGCGGCGTGGAAGTGCTGGGTCCCGTCAACCACGCCATCTTCCAGTCGATCTACTTCTTCGACCCGAACGGCCACCGCCTGGAGCTGGCGGCCAATGTGGGCACGCCCGAGATGATGGCCAAACTGGACGCCGTCAAATGGGAAATGCTGGAAGAATGGTCGCAGACGCGCCGCGCGCCCAAGCACGCCGCCTGGATGCACGCGCCGGCCGACGCCTGAGCGCCGCCTGCCTGCTCCATCCGACACCTGAACACTACGCCACACAAGGAAAACCATGAAACTCGCAACCCTGAAAAACGGCAGCCGCGACGGCGCCCTGATCCTCGTCAGCCGCGACCTGCGCCAGTACCAGCGCGTGGCCGCCATCGCGCCGACCCTGCAGGCGGCGCTCGACAACTGGGACGCCGTCGCGCCCCGGCTGGAACAGGCTTACGCCGCCCTGAACGCGGGCCAGGCGCCGGACGCCCAGCCGTTTGACGCAACGCTATGCCACTCGCCGCTGCCGCGCGCCTACCAGTGGGCCGACGGTTCGGCCTACATCAACCATGTGGAACTGGTGCGCAAGGCGCGCAACGCAGAAGTACCGGCCTCGTTCTACACGGATCCGCTGATGTACCAGGGCGGCTCGGACAGTTTCATCGGTCCGCGCGACCCGATCTTCGCCCTGTCGGAAGAGTGGGGCATCGACCTGGAGGCGGAAGTGGCGGTTGTCACGGGCGACGTCGCCATGGGCGCCGGCGTGGCGCAGGCGGCGAAAGCTATCCGCCTGGTGATGCTGGTCAACGACGTCTCGCTGCGCAACCTGATTCCGGGCGAACTGGCGAAAGGTTTCGGCTTCTTCCAGTCGAAGGCGGCCAGCGCGTTTTCGCCGGTCGCCGTCACGCCGGACGAACTGGGCGCCGACTGGGCTGACAGCAAGCTGCACCTGCCGCTGCTGGTGGACCTCAACGACAAGCCCTTCGGCAAGCCGAATGCGGGCGAAGACATGACGTTCAACTTTGCGCAGCTGGTGGCGCATGCGGCCAAAACGCGCGAACTGGGCGCCGGCAGCATCGTTGGCTCGGGCACCGTGTCGAACAAGCAGGGCAGCCTGTTCGGTTCCAGCATCGACAACGGCGGCGTGGGCTACTGCTGCCTGGCCGAGGTGCGCATGTATGAAACCATCGAACATGGCGCGCCGAAGACGGCCTACCTGCAATTCGGCGACACGGTGCGCATCGAGATGCGCGACGCGGCCGGCGCCAGCATTTTCGGCAGCATCGAGCAGACCGTGGCCCTGTACGCCGGTGCCGCGCGCGCCTGAGGGGAGGGTCTGCCATGAAGCTGTACACCTATTTCCGCAGTTCGGCCGCCTACCGCGTGCGCATCGCCCTGAACCTGAAGGGCGTGGCCTATGACAGCATCCCCGTGCACTTGCTGCGCGACGGCGGCCAGCAGCTGCTGCCGGCCTACCGCGCCGTCAATCCGTCGGCGCTGGTGCCGGCGCTCGACGACGATGGCGCCATCCTGACGCAGTCGCTGGCGATCCTCGAATACCTCGATGAAACGCGCCCTGGCGTGCCGCTGCTGCCGGCGGATGCGCCTGGGCGGGCCCGCGTGCGCGCGCTGGCGCTGGCGATCGCCTGCGACGCGCATCCGCTGACGAATCTGCGGGTCCTGAAATACCTGAAAAATACGCTGGGCCTGTCCGAGGAAGCCAAGCAGGAATGGTACCGCCACTGGATGGCCGAGGGACTGGCGGCCGTGGAAGCGCTGCTGGTCCAGGGCGATGCGGCCGGAACGAAGCTGTTCTGCCATGGCGACGCCGCCAGCATCGCCGACTGCTGCCTGGTGCCGCAAGTGTTCAATGCGCAGCGCTTCGGCATCGACCTGGCGCCATACCCGCGCGTGGCGCGCATCCACGCGCACTGCAGCGGCTTGCCCGCGTTTGCCGCCGCCCATCCGTCGCAGCAGCCGGACGCCGAATAGCGCCGAACAGGCGGGGTGCCGCCCTTTGAACCATGGGCTTGATTCAAAGCAAGCGCAAGCGAAAGCAAGTCCCGGCCCGGCAACAGGCCGGGACTTTTTTATTCTGCGAGTGACATGCTTCATGGGCGTAACTTTGTGTTTTCGTTAAGGTTGGCCTGGCGGTGCGCTACAATTTGCGTTTGCGCAATCGACTACGAGTTCCATGACCGTTCCCACACTCC is a window of Janthinobacterium sp. 1_2014MBL_MicDiv DNA encoding:
- a CDS encoding substrate-binding periplasmic protein, coding for MPRLPFRRYFLAAACCLCAAAGPVAWAAAPQPVVLYGDDDYPPYSYVENGQLKGIYTDIVREAVQAMPQYRVQLRPVPWKRGVLMLQTGDAFGLYPPYSWRSERPYVRYSVPLLMEQLVVFCNQDVVAKRALRQWPADYAGLHIGVNAGFLLGDAGLTAALRSGQIVLDAAKGTRTNLLKLMRGRIDCYVSDRLSAQWELQRIRRAGQAGTPMQAIHETAQLAGQQGHLGFTQRQPGAYPYRDDFIDQFNAAIARMQDSGAIRRIVERALQP
- a CDS encoding lipocalin family protein, with the protein product MKKLLFLSVLVLAGCVGRPENVVPVSHFDTSKYLGKWYEIARLDHSFERGLSHVTADYSLRQDGGLKVVNRGYKDTDAAWKEAEGKAYFVDRKDVGYLKVSFFGPFYGAYVVFDLDQDGYTYSMISGPDKSYLWLLSRTPTMDPALQRRLIEKARGLGFDTPKLIYVKQN
- a CDS encoding methyl-accepting chemotaxis protein, with protein sequence MKNLKIGVRLGGGFAAVLLLLTSLTVVGIVQMQSASKETDQLVNVKVRNERLIGEWTKVIEVNAARTAAAWKVSDPEHQKQFEKEMAASSARATEIQNDIGKSQLSAEEQALYQEVLSTRKAYTEVRKDVFKAKNAGDLELGKRLYEGDMAVKRDIYLASLKKLEVLEAKLLDETAAQIRSRYENGRMLLISLGVAAILLGIACAYWITRSITRPITRAVEVAEAVSAGDLTSHIVVESRDETGQLMHALKNMNDKLVGIVGQVRAGTDSISTASSEIAAGNLDLSSRTEEQASSLEETASSMEELTSTVKLNADNARSANQLAIDASQIASKGGVVVSEVVSTMGSINDSSRKIVDIISVIDAIAFQTNILALNAAVEAARAGEQGRGFAVVASEVRNLAQRSAAAAKEIKGLIDDSVQKVEAGSQLVDKAGRTMDEIVQSISHVTQIMNQITDASDEQRAGIEQVNQAIGQMDQVTQQNAALVEQAAAAAESMQEQAAKLADVVGLFKLDATQQYVSASVSPNVSARPAAKPVARPAVKPAARRAVTGGAAGSAATFVAHSAGGPAKVARPDAARTSTPRAPVASGADEWEEF
- a CDS encoding tRNA-uridine aminocarboxypropyltransferase, with product MRAAASCICRWTSPVAHVVEVLILQHPLEVHNAKGSARLLHLSLPNSRLLTGEQFAPGTLATLLAGKQNVLLYPDTPGDRSLGIAPPPALDPATLLDPLQLRLVVLDGTWRKSRKMLYLNPLLQQMSRLPLRDTPASHYLIRKAHAPDQLSTLEATCYALMQLEQDAPRFVPLITAFDGFVAQQLSYVIPHGEKA
- a CDS encoding PA0069 family radical SAM protein translates to MLPPQSLKALKGRGAVSNLQGRYEVHARDGFDDGWGVAGADADAEGEGVAPWKTQVSDEQARTILTRNASPDLPFNVSLNPYRGCEHGCIYCFARPTHSYLGLSPGLDFESRIYAKVNAPELLRRELARPSYVPEPIALGVNTDAYQPCERERQLTRRVLEVLHECGHPVALITKSSLIERDIDLLAPMAAKRLAAVAVTVTTLDPAIARTLEPRAAAPARRLRTIRTLTDAGIPVGVSIAPIIPFVTEPEIEQLLEAVRDAGAIHAHYVVLRLPWEVSPLFQQWLEAHFPERAQRVMNRVREMRGGKDYDSAFGTRMQGEGVWADLIRQRFEKAVHRLGLHGRGGRFKQLDCTQFRRPLVVPPLGAKAKGSNAGQLDLF
- a CDS encoding gamma-glutamylcyclotransferase; translation: MDAATIAINQRMNTFDGHAQVWLFGYGSLIYKADFPYLERRPASIKGWTRRFWQGSHDHRGTPMAPGRVATIVPQAGAVCDGMAYLITPEVFAHLDHREKNGYLRLATEITFDDGSKVDGLVYIANEENAAFLGAAPELDIARQIARSAGPSGPNSDYLLHLASALRELGKSDPHVFAIEQHLAQIKDGTAS
- a CDS encoding LysR family transcriptional regulator, encoding MSPSLRQMRAFVALAKTGSFTLAAEYLHVTQSALSGLIKELESVLGVRVVERSTRRTQLSEIGRELYPLFEKMIEDLDGAMAGIAQRKALKTGLVRIAAPQMMACTLLPEVIAAYREAHPDVQLRLVDCPVENVSARVFSGEVDFGIGPERDPTAEIGAQVLFEMPFVLVFPEQHPLRQKERVTWADVGDYPFISLQGQFTERLLRDMHGSFRDLSLNPYNEVTFMTTALAMVSANLGITVCLPYAEPMVKLYQLHMRALHEPELTRRFFVYTKTARSLSPAAESFMAFLFQFVETHEWNVGANGGTRDALPAGGAAGAPL
- a CDS encoding VOC family protein — encoded protein: MKIKQIHHVAYRCIDAKKTVEWYVKHLNMNFVLAIAEDLVPSTKAPDPYMHVFLDAGQGNVLAFFELPTQPPMDRDRNTPAWVQHLALEVASMDELLAAKARLVAGGVEVLGPVNHAIFQSIYFFDPNGHRLELAANVGTPEMMAKLDAVKWEMLEEWSQTRRAPKHAAWMHAPADA
- a CDS encoding fumarylacetoacetate hydrolase family protein produces the protein MKLATLKNGSRDGALILVSRDLRQYQRVAAIAPTLQAALDNWDAVAPRLEQAYAALNAGQAPDAQPFDATLCHSPLPRAYQWADGSAYINHVELVRKARNAEVPASFYTDPLMYQGGSDSFIGPRDPIFALSEEWGIDLEAEVAVVTGDVAMGAGVAQAAKAIRLVMLVNDVSLRNLIPGELAKGFGFFQSKAASAFSPVAVTPDELGADWADSKLHLPLLVDLNDKPFGKPNAGEDMTFNFAQLVAHAAKTRELGAGSIVGSGTVSNKQGSLFGSSIDNGGVGYCCLAEVRMYETIEHGAPKTAYLQFGDTVRIEMRDAAGASIFGSIEQTVALYAGAARA
- the maiA gene encoding maleylacetoacetate isomerase, with the protein product MKLYTYFRSSAAYRVRIALNLKGVAYDSIPVHLLRDGGQQLLPAYRAVNPSALVPALDDDGAILTQSLAILEYLDETRPGVPLLPADAPGRARVRALALAIACDAHPLTNLRVLKYLKNTLGLSEEAKQEWYRHWMAEGLAAVEALLVQGDAAGTKLFCHGDAASIADCCLVPQVFNAQRFGIDLAPYPRVARIHAHCSGLPAFAAAHPSQQPDAE